The following is a genomic window from Haloarcula sp. DT43.
GTTGCAGGTGTTCGAAGTCGTCGACCACGCGTACGAATCCGGCGGCTTCATCGAGGGCTAAGGCGGCCGCGACCCTTTCCCATTCTCACCAATGGCGCAGATATTACAGTACCTGGCAAACGGGCTCGTCTTCAGTAGTATCATCATCCTCGGGAGCATCGGGCTCTCGCTGGTCTACAGCATCGCCGACTTCGCGAACTTCGCCCACGGCGATACGATGACCCTGGGCGCGTACGGGGCGTTCGTCGCCTTCGGCGTGTTCGGCGGTCTCGGCGGCACCGCCCTCGGCCTCCCTATCGGGTTCTTCCTGGCTCTGGCGGTCGGGATGGCGCTTGCGGCCGTCGTCGCCGTCCTCACTCACCTCCTCGTGTACAAGCCCCTCGACACCGATTCTATCGGGCTCCTCATCACGAGCATCGGCGTGGCGTTCGTCTACCGCGCGGTGTTACAGGCCATCTTCGGGACGGACTTCCTCCAGTACGACATCTCCCGTAGCGGACCGATTCCGGTGCTGCTCGAGACGCTCGACGTGGCGGTGACACAGCGGGACCTCGCTATCATCGTCAGCGCGGCGGTGCTCGTCGTCGCCCTGCACCTCCTGCTCCAGCGGACGACGCTGGGCCGGAAGATGCGCGCGACGGCCGACAACCCCGACCTCGCACGGGTAAGCGGCATCCGAACCGACCGCGTCATCCTCGTGATGTGGGTCGTCGGCAGCGCCCTGGCCGCCGCCGGCGGCGTCTTCCTCGCGCTGTACAGCCAACTGGACCCCCGCATCGGCTTCAACATCCTGCTGGTCGTGTTCGCCGCGGTCATCCTCGGCGGCATCGGCTCGGTGTACGGGGCGATGCTCGGGGGTCTCCTCATCGGGATGCTCCACGAGCTGACGCCGCTGCTCAGCGACGTCGGCCTCCCTGTCAGCAACGCCTACGCGCCGGCCGTCGCGTTCGTCATCATGGTCGCGGTACTGCTCGTCAGGCCCCGCGGCATCGCGGGTGATGCGTCATGAGCACGCTCGACGTCGGTGGGTACTCCTCGCGGGAGAAAGGCGTCGCGGGGCTGCTGGGCGCGCTCGCCGCGCTCCTCCTGCTGGCGGTCCTCACCGGCTTCCTCGCCCCGGCGTACCTGCTGTACCTCGTCGGGCTGTCGGCGATGTACATGCTCCTCTCGATGGGGCTGAACGTCCAGTGGGGGTACGGCGGCATGATAAACTTCAGCGTCGCGGCCTTCTTCGGCCTCGGCGCGTACGGGACGGCGCTGCTGACGGCGTCCGGCTCGCCCATCGCCGGCGGCGTCAGCCCCGTCGTCGCGCTGTTTGGCGGCCTCGGCCTCGCCGCGGTGCTTGCGGTCATCATCGGCTACCCGACGCTGAAGCTCCGCGACGACTACCTGGCCATCGCGTCGCTGGGGCTCGCGGAGGTCGTCCGCATCTTCATCCTCAACGAGTCGCAGTGGACGGCGGGCAGCGCCGGCCTGACCGGCATCCCGCTGTTTTTCTCCGACTGGCCCGTCCTCGGCGACCTGACCTATCCGTACGTCTTCTACGTGGGCGGGACCCCGCTGTTTTACACGACGCAGTCGGTCGTCACCAGCCTGCTGAACGTCGTCCTCGTCACGGTCATCGTCGCGGCGGTCTACCTGTTCCTGCGCCGCATCCACCGGTCGCCGTGGGGCCGCGTCCTGCGGACGATTCGGACCGACGAGGACCTCGCGGAGACGCTGGGCAAGAACACGTTCGCGTTCAAGATGCAGGCGTTCGTCATCGGGAGCCTCATCATGGCGCTCGCGGGCGTGTTCTACTCCCACCTCGTGTTGTTCGTCAGCCCGCAGGACCTCCAGCCCATCACGACGTTCTACGTCTGGGTCGCCGTCATCCTCGGGGGCACGGGCAGCGACCGCGGCGCGATGCTGGGCGGGTTCACCATCGTCGCCATCCAGCAGGGGACCCGCTTCCTGACCGACACGGGCGCGCTGCCAATCGGCGCGGCACCGCTCCGGCTCATGCTGGTCGGCCTGCTCATCATCTTCATCGTCAGGCTCCGCCCGGAGGGAATTCTCCCGCCGGAGCGGGAACTCATCTGGCCCGACTCGCTGGGCGGTGGTCGGGATGAGTGAGCAGTCGCTCGTCTCCGACGGCCCCGTCCTCGGGAAGGACGACCCGGTGTTGCGCGCGGAGGGACTGGAGAAGCGCTTCGGCGGTCTCGTGGCGACTGACGACGCGTCCATCGAGGTCGAACGCGGCACGATAACGGGCCTCATCGGTCCCAACGGGGCCGGGAAGTCGACGCTGTTCAACCTCGTCTCGGGCTTCTACGAGCCGGACGCCGGTTCCGTCGCGGTCAACGGCGTCGACGTGACCGGCAAGAAGCCCCACGAAATCGCCGACCAGGGAATGATTCGGACGTTCCAGACGCCGCGCAAACCGGAGGGGATGACCGTCCGGGAGGCGCTGCTGGTCGGGCCACACGACCAGACCGGGGAGTCGATTATCCCGCTGTTTACCGACTCCGCGACCGTCGAACGGGAGGAACGGCGCTCGTTGGAGCAGGCCCAGGCGATGCTCGAACGGTTCGAAATCGGCGACCTGGCGACCCAGCCCGCGACGGACCTCTCCGGCGGGCAGATGAAACTGGTCGAACTGGCCCGCGGGATGATGGCCGAGCCCGACCTGCTCCTGCTCGACGAGCCCGTCGCCGGCGTCAACCCCGTGCTGGCCGACAAACTGGCGGGGTTCATCGAGGAACTCAACGAGGAGGGCATCACCTTCCTCATCATCGAACACGACATGAACTTCATCATGCGGCTGGCCGACCCGATTGTCGTCCTCAATCAGGGCAGTGTCCTCGTCGAGGGGCCGCCAGAGGCGGTCCGGAGCGACGAGCGCGTCATCGACGCCTACCTGGGGGGGCCCTCGGAATGACCGACCCCATCCTCACCGTCGACGGCGTCGACAGCGGCTACGGCGAGGTGCAGGTGCTCGACGACCTCTCGCTGACGCTCGGCGAGGGGGAAATCGCCTGCCTCGTCGGCCCGAACGGGGCCGGCAAGTCCACCGTGCTCAAGACGGTGTTCGGTATGCTGGAGCCCTGGACCGGCTCGATACGGCTCGGCGAACGCGAAATCGGCGGGATGGCTCCCGAGGACATCGTCCGTATCGGCGTCGGCTACGTCCCT
Proteins encoded in this region:
- a CDS encoding branched-chain amino acid ABC transporter permease, whose translation is MAQILQYLANGLVFSSIIILGSIGLSLVYSIADFANFAHGDTMTLGAYGAFVAFGVFGGLGGTALGLPIGFFLALAVGMALAAVVAVLTHLLVYKPLDTDSIGLLITSIGVAFVYRAVLQAIFGTDFLQYDISRSGPIPVLLETLDVAVTQRDLAIIVSAAVLVVALHLLLQRTTLGRKMRATADNPDLARVSGIRTDRVILVMWVVGSALAAAGGVFLALYSQLDPRIGFNILLVVFAAVILGGIGSVYGAMLGGLLIGMLHELTPLLSDVGLPVSNAYAPAVAFVIMVAVLLVRPRGIAGDAS
- a CDS encoding ABC transporter ATP-binding protein, with product MSEQSLVSDGPVLGKDDPVLRAEGLEKRFGGLVATDDASIEVERGTITGLIGPNGAGKSTLFNLVSGFYEPDAGSVAVNGVDVTGKKPHEIADQGMIRTFQTPRKPEGMTVREALLVGPHDQTGESIIPLFTDSATVEREERRSLEQAQAMLERFEIGDLATQPATDLSGGQMKLVELARGMMAEPDLLLLDEPVAGVNPVLADKLAGFIEELNEEGITFLIIEHDMNFIMRLADPIVVLNQGSVLVEGPPEAVRSDERVIDAYLGGPSE
- a CDS encoding branched-chain amino acid ABC transporter permease translates to MSTLDVGGYSSREKGVAGLLGALAALLLLAVLTGFLAPAYLLYLVGLSAMYMLLSMGLNVQWGYGGMINFSVAAFFGLGAYGTALLTASGSPIAGGVSPVVALFGGLGLAAVLAVIIGYPTLKLRDDYLAIASLGLAEVVRIFILNESQWTAGSAGLTGIPLFFSDWPVLGDLTYPYVFYVGGTPLFYTTQSVVTSLLNVVLVTVIVAAVYLFLRRIHRSPWGRVLRTIRTDEDLAETLGKNTFAFKMQAFVIGSLIMALAGVFYSHLVLFVSPQDLQPITTFYVWVAVILGGTGSDRGAMLGGFTIVAIQQGTRFLTDTGALPIGAAPLRLMLVGLLIIFIVRLRPEGILPPERELIWPDSLGGGRDE